A genomic window from Silene latifolia isolate original U9 population chromosome Y, ASM4854445v1, whole genome shotgun sequence includes:
- the LOC141630499 gene encoding protein FAR1-RELATED SEQUENCE 3-like, with the protein MVGYIPRDAYNVISREKKKCIEGTDAHALIQIFMRCKQHEEDFFFDFELDEEGRLCNFFWRDGQMKKDYDLFSDPTITDTTYRTNRYDMICAPFVGMNHHGRNIMFGCGFVLNERTEAFIWLFKTFLKSMGDKQLSTILTDQSAAMAGGIKEVFKKSCHRLCV; encoded by the coding sequence ATGGTTGGATATATACCGAGAGATGCTTACAATGTGATTTCAAGGGAAAAGAAAAAGTGTATTGAAGGCACAGATGCACATGCCCTTATTCAAATATTCATGAGATGTAAACAGCATGAAGAAGACTTCTTCTTTGACTTTGAGCTAGATGAAGAAGGGAGATTATGTAATTTCTTTTGGCGTGATGGTCAGATGAAGAAGGATTATGATTTATTTAGTGATCCAACAATTACCGACACAACTTATAGAACTAATCGATACGACATGATTTGTGCTCCTTTTGTTGGAATGAATCATCATGGGAGAAATATAATGTTTGGTTGCGGCTTTGTGTTGAATGAGAGAACCGAGGCATTCATTTGGTTATTTAAAACGTTCTTAAAATCAATGGGTGACAAGCAGCTATCGACAATATTAACTGATCAATCAGCCGCAATGGCAGGAGGTATTAAAGAAGTGTTCAAGAAGTCATGCCACCGGCTATGTGTATGA